A window from Synechococcus sp. MU1643 encodes these proteins:
- a CDS encoding 2Fe-2S iron-sulfur cluster-binding protein — MPVIRFVREGRDVECYPGENLREVARREGIELYGLKGQLGNCGGCGQCITCFVSVVDQDNADALTARTAVEDSKLRRRPEEWRLACQALVEKSVLVLTRPQVRLANADSRLAAARQAPLPAGPTAWPAPPVSELDEEDQDVADGDVPGGKAATAGDEA; from the coding sequence ATGCCCGTTATCCGGTTTGTTCGCGAAGGGCGTGATGTGGAGTGTTATCCCGGCGAAAATTTGCGTGAGGTGGCCAGGCGCGAGGGCATCGAGCTCTACGGCTTGAAGGGGCAGCTGGGCAACTGTGGTGGCTGTGGCCAATGCATCACCTGCTTTGTTTCCGTAGTTGATCAAGACAACGCCGATGCGTTGACAGCACGCACCGCTGTCGAAGACAGCAAATTGCGCCGCCGACCCGAGGAGTGGCGTTTGGCATGTCAGGCCCTGGTGGAGAAGTCCGTGTTGGTCCTTACCCGGCCTCAGGTGAGGCTTGCCAATGCTGATTCGAGATTGGCTGCGGCCAGGCAGGCGCCGCTGCCGGCGGGGCCTACGGCATGGCCAGCCCCTCCGGTGAGTGAGCTTGATGAGGAGGATCAGGATGTGGCTGATGGGGATGTCCCGGGTGGCAAGGCTGCTACCGCCGGTGACGAGGCCTAG
- a CDS encoding photosystem II reaction center protein T yields the protein MESFAYVLILTLAIATLFFAIAFRDPPKIGK from the coding sequence ATGGAAAGCTTCGCTTACGTCCTCATCCTTACCCTCGCGATTGCCACTCTCTTTTTCGCAATCGCCTTCCGCGATCCGCCGAAAATCGGTAAGTGA
- the prmC gene encoding peptide chain release factor N(5)-glutamine methyltransferase — translation MAQASALTDCKTVPGTDVLQWRRQQLARGGTAADLDWLLDLAGGVRWASLQRLLLDPTRTVALEQSLEALSDLWERHLYGDVPLQHLVGLCPWRDLLLESSPAALIPRQETELLVDLALGQFNATPPTCWADLGTGSGAIAVGLARAWPTSPGHGVDLSPDALRLAERNLARCAPHHNCSLHLGSWWTPLKVWWGSLDLVVSNPPYIPGAVVDGLEAVVRDHEPHMALRGGPDGLDAIRAVVNGAPTGLSPGGWLLLEHHHDQSAQVIQLLRDAGLVEVSTAADLEGTLRFALARKPAASS, via the coding sequence TTGGCGCAAGCCTCGGCCTTGACAGACTGCAAAACCGTGCCCGGCACTGACGTGTTGCAGTGGAGGCGTCAACAACTCGCCCGGGGTGGCACCGCAGCTGATCTCGATTGGTTGCTTGATCTGGCCGGTGGCGTTCGTTGGGCCAGCCTGCAACGACTGTTGCTGGACCCCACGCGCACCGTCGCCCTAGAGCAGTCCCTTGAGGCGCTTTCTGATCTGTGGGAGCGGCATCTTTACGGGGATGTTCCCCTGCAGCACTTGGTGGGGCTCTGTCCCTGGAGGGATTTGCTGCTTGAGTCGTCGCCTGCCGCATTGATTCCCCGGCAGGAAACGGAACTGCTGGTGGATCTGGCCCTGGGCCAGTTCAACGCCACTCCCCCCACCTGTTGGGCTGACCTCGGCACCGGCTCAGGGGCCATCGCTGTGGGTTTAGCCCGCGCCTGGCCGACGTCACCGGGGCATGGCGTCGACCTCAGTCCCGATGCCTTGCGTCTGGCAGAACGCAACCTTGCGCGTTGCGCCCCGCATCACAACTGTTCGCTGCACCTCGGTTCGTGGTGGACTCCTCTAAAGGTTTGGTGGGGGAGCCTGGATCTTGTGGTCAGCAATCCTCCGTACATCCCCGGTGCTGTGGTTGACGGTCTTGAGGCTGTGGTTCGTGACCATGAACCTCATATGGCGTTACGTGGGGGCCCGGATGGCTTGGATGCCATCCGGGCCGTGGTGAATGGAGCACCAACAGGGCTGTCGCCTGGTGGCTGGCTTCTGCTCGAACACCATCACGACCAGAGCGCTCAGGTGATCCAGCTGCTGCGGGATGCCGGCTTGGTGGAGGTCAGCACGGCCGCAGATCTTGAGGGGACCCTTCGCTTTGCGCTTGCTCGCAAACCTGCCGCATCAAGCTGA
- a CDS encoding DNA-processing protein DprA, giving the protein MPGDSAWPCSLDGVNSPPSGLYVEGDRALLGYLNARTAIAVVGTRSASDHGLAMVEELGRALAEAGWPVLSGLAEGIDAAAHRCCLARNGAPIAVLGTPLDRVYPAHHQSLQ; this is encoded by the coding sequence CTGCCGGGTGACTCTGCCTGGCCATGCAGCTTGGACGGTGTGAACTCACCCCCTTCCGGGTTGTACGTCGAAGGGGATCGAGCGCTGCTTGGTTATTTGAATGCCCGAACCGCCATCGCGGTGGTGGGCACCCGCTCCGCCTCGGACCATGGCCTTGCGATGGTTGAAGAACTGGGCCGCGCTTTGGCCGAGGCAGGTTGGCCCGTCCTTAGTGGTCTTGCGGAAGGGATTGATGCTGCAGCCCATCGCTGCTGTTTGGCCAGAAACGGTGCACCCATCGCGGTGTTGGGGACACCCTTGGATCGTGTCTATCCAGCCCACCACCAATCTTTGCAGTAG
- the psbB gene encoding photosystem II chlorophyll-binding protein CP47: MGLPWYRVHTVVINDPGRLLAVHLMHTALVAGWAGSMALYELAIFDPSDPVLNPMWRQGMFVMPFMSRLGVTGSWGGWSITGETGVDPGFWSFEGVAAAHIVFSGLMMLAAIWHWTYWDLEIWQDPRTGEPALDLPKIFGIHLLLAGLGCFGFGAFHLTGVFGPGMWISDPYALTGHLEAVQPSWGPEGFNPFNPGGIVAHHIAAGIVGIIAGIFHITTRPPERLYKALRMGNIETVLASAIAAVFFAAFIVAGTMWYGSAATPVELFGPTRYQWDQSYFKTEINRRVQTAMDDGATQEEAFETIPEKLAFYDYVGNSPAKGGLFRVGPMVNGDGLATAWVGHIAFSDKDGRNLEVRRLPNFFENFPVVLQDEQGIVRADIPYRRAEAKFSFEQQGVTAKVFGGALDGQTFTDPADVKRLARKAQLGEAFDFDRETYNSDGTFRSSPRGWFTFGHATFALLFFFGHIWHGARTLYRDVFAGIDPDLGDQVEFGLFAKLGDKTTRRLPEGYVPPAGTPLN, encoded by the coding sequence ATGGGATTGCCCTGGTATCGGGTGCACACCGTTGTCATTAATGACCCGGGCCGCCTTTTGGCTGTGCACCTCATGCATACAGCCCTAGTAGCCGGCTGGGCCGGCTCCATGGCTCTCTACGAGCTGGCCATTTTTGATCCGTCCGACCCTGTCCTGAACCCCATGTGGCGTCAGGGCATGTTTGTGATGCCCTTCATGTCCCGCCTTGGCGTGACCGGCAGCTGGGGTGGATGGAGCATCACAGGCGAAACGGGTGTTGACCCAGGTTTCTGGAGTTTCGAGGGCGTCGCTGCCGCTCACATTGTTTTCTCCGGCCTGATGATGCTGGCCGCCATCTGGCATTGGACTTATTGGGACCTTGAAATCTGGCAGGACCCCCGCACGGGAGAACCCGCGCTCGACTTGCCGAAGATCTTCGGTATTCATTTGCTGCTTGCTGGTCTCGGCTGCTTCGGCTTCGGCGCTTTCCACCTGACTGGCGTCTTCGGGCCTGGCATGTGGATTTCTGACCCCTATGCGCTGACTGGTCACCTAGAGGCCGTTCAACCGTCTTGGGGACCTGAAGGCTTCAACCCCTTCAACCCAGGTGGCATCGTTGCCCACCACATCGCTGCTGGCATCGTCGGCATCATTGCCGGGATTTTCCACATCACCACACGTCCACCCGAGCGTCTCTACAAAGCGCTTCGGATGGGCAACATCGAAACGGTTCTTGCCAGCGCAATCGCAGCCGTATTCTTCGCCGCCTTCATCGTGGCCGGAACTATGTGGTACGGCTCTGCCGCAACCCCCGTCGAGCTGTTTGGCCCCACCCGTTATCAGTGGGATCAGAGCTATTTCAAAACTGAAATCAACCGTCGTGTGCAAACCGCGATGGATGATGGAGCAACTCAGGAAGAAGCCTTTGAGACCATCCCTGAGAAGCTCGCCTTCTACGACTACGTGGGCAATAGCCCTGCCAAGGGCGGCCTGTTCCGCGTGGGTCCGATGGTGAATGGCGATGGTTTGGCAACCGCTTGGGTTGGCCACATCGCATTCAGCGATAAGGATGGTCGCAATCTTGAAGTTCGTCGCCTACCGAACTTCTTCGAGAACTTCCCCGTCGTTCTGCAAGATGAACAAGGCATTGTTCGCGCAGACATTCCCTACCGTCGTGCGGAAGCCAAATTCTCCTTCGAACAACAGGGCGTGACCGCCAAGGTGTTTGGTGGTGCGCTGGACGGCCAAACCTTCACCGACCCTGCCGACGTAAAGCGCCTCGCACGCAAAGCTCAGCTGGGTGAAGCCTTCGACTTCGACCGTGAGACCTACAACTCTGACGGTACGTTCCGCAGCTCGCCGCGTGGCTGGTTCACCTTCGGCCATGCCACCTTCGCGCTGCTGTTCTTCTTCGGCCACATCTGGCACGGTGCCCGCACCTTGTACCGCGACGTGTTCGCTGGCATTGATCCCGACCTCGGAGATCAAGTTGAGTTTGGCCTCTTCGCCAAGCTCGGTGACAAAACCACCCGTCGCCTGCCCGAGGGCTACGTTCCCCCTGCTGGAACACCCCTCAACTGA
- the psbM gene encoding photosystem II reaction center protein PsbM produces METNDLGFVASLLFILVPAIFLIVLYIGTQNSEA; encoded by the coding sequence ATGGAAACCAACGATCTCGGATTCGTCGCCAGTCTCCTGTTCATTCTGGTTCCGGCGATCTTCCTGATCGTGCTCTACATCGGCACGCAGAACAGCGAGGCTTGA
- a CDS encoding universal stress protein, which yields MFRNLLIADSGKGHVEEMIRMLQDIPSLKAAKINLLHVVSEQSKSQSDGHRDEAENLLNSAITRMGLSTSSVSTLIREGDTKQTVLKVADEVQADLIVMGSRGLGRLQSILANSTSQYVFQLSTRPMLLVRDDLYVKHVNRVMVTIDGTGVGDDALRTACELVREIPGGTLTGVHVVRQESAPSRGGRTKADEVLDAAVQRARGFGVEMKAIHTEGKDIGRSVCLAASECNADLVVIASQDRRPLVARGLVDLDKLLGGSVSDYIRVHAPAPVLLVREPEQG from the coding sequence GTGTTCAGGAACCTTCTGATTGCCGACTCGGGCAAGGGTCACGTCGAAGAAATGATCCGGATGCTCCAGGACATTCCCAGCCTGAAAGCAGCAAAGATCAATTTGCTACACGTGGTCTCGGAACAGAGCAAGTCGCAATCCGACGGCCATCGCGACGAAGCAGAAAACCTCTTGAACAGCGCAATCACGCGCATGGGACTCAGCACATCAAGTGTGAGCACCTTGATTCGTGAGGGTGACACCAAGCAGACAGTTCTCAAGGTTGCCGATGAGGTTCAGGCAGACCTGATCGTGATGGGATCCCGCGGGCTGGGACGTCTTCAATCGATTCTGGCCAACAGCACCAGCCAATACGTCTTTCAATTGTCCACCCGGCCCATGCTGCTGGTGCGGGACGACCTCTACGTCAAGCATGTCAACCGCGTGATGGTGACGATCGACGGAACAGGCGTGGGGGACGACGCCCTTCGCACAGCCTGCGAACTGGTGCGTGAAATCCCCGGCGGAACCCTCACCGGTGTCCATGTTGTTCGCCAAGAATCAGCACCCTCACGAGGAGGCCGGACAAAAGCGGACGAGGTTCTCGACGCTGCTGTTCAGCGAGCAAGAGGCTTCGGCGTTGAGATGAAAGCCATTCATACCGAAGGGAAGGACATCGGTCGAAGTGTTTGCCTGGCTGCATCGGAGTGCAACGCCGACTTGGTGGTCATCGCCTCCCAAGACCGACGACCTCTCGTTGCCAGAGGGCTGGTGGATTTGGACAAGCTGCTGGGAGGATCAGTCAGCGACTACATCCGTGTGCACGCACCAGCGCCTGTGCTGCTGGTGCGTGAGCCTGAACAAGGCTGA
- a CDS encoding thioesterase family protein: MYTLTKRVLPQHTDYAGVMWHGAYVQWLEEARVEALQAAGLGYAAMNAMGVDMPVVSLHLDYRQPLRHGDKVCVESRCPGQQGVRWPWVSRFVCGDAVVAEASVNLVMVRGGRVLRRVPAQLKEVMDQLVRQAL, from the coding sequence ATGTACACCCTGACCAAGCGTGTGCTTCCGCAGCACACCGATTACGCCGGTGTGATGTGGCATGGGGCCTATGTGCAGTGGCTGGAGGAAGCCAGGGTGGAGGCCCTCCAGGCTGCTGGCCTGGGCTATGCCGCCATGAATGCGATGGGTGTCGATATGCCGGTGGTGTCCCTTCACTTGGATTACCGCCAGCCGCTCCGGCACGGCGACAAGGTGTGTGTTGAAAGCCGATGCCCTGGTCAGCAGGGGGTGCGCTGGCCATGGGTTTCTCGCTTTGTCTGCGGAGACGCGGTGGTTGCGGAGGCGTCGGTGAATCTGGTGATGGTGCGTGGGGGGCGTGTGCTCAGGCGCGTGCCGGCGCAGCTGAAGGAGGTAATGGATCAGCTGGTGCGCCAAGCGCTTTGA